Genomic segment of Acidobacteriota bacterium:
ATGTCAAAACCAGGCGATTATCAAATGAATTTATCGGTGAAGATGTTCGGAAGTTTTGTTCGATGCAACGCAAGAGTCAATAGCAATCCTCTCTATCTAAAGATAATCTTAAGGAAGCGGCGTTTACCAACTTTCAGGAGGTATTCGGCGGGCTTCCCGGCTTTCAACTCGGTATTCTCATCGCTGATCTTGAGACCATCAAGAGAGACTCCCCCCTGCTTGATCAGCCTGATCGACTCGCTCGTCGATTTCGAGATGCCGGCTTCCACCATCAGTTTTGCCAGCCAGATGTTCTCCTTGCCGCACTTCCTGACGAGCTCATCCATTTCTTCTGGCGTTTCTTTTTTCGCAAAGACCTTCTCAAACTCCCGCTCCGCCTTCTCGGCAGCATCGCGACTGTAAAACTCTTCGATGATCTTCTTCGCAAGGTCCGACTTTGCCTTCTTTGGGTGTAGCTTCTTGTGCGTCACGTCACTCTTCATCTTCTTTATTTCGTCAAGGGTAAGATCACTCAGAAGCTCGTAATATCTCCACATCAGTTCATCCGAGATCGACATGATCTTCCCGTAGATTTCTTTCGGGGGCTCGTCCACGCCGATGTAGTTACCGAGAGATTTGGACATCTTCTCGATGCCATCGGTCCCCTCGAGGAGCGGGGTCGTGATGACGACCTGGGGATCGAGCCCATACTCCTTCATGATCTCCCTTCCCACGAGGAGGTTGAAAAACTGGTCGGTTCCCCCGAGCTCGACATCCGCCTTCAGAGCGACGGAATCATATCCCTGGGCTAGCGGATAGAGAAATTCA
This window contains:
- the tyrS gene encoding tyrosine--tRNA ligase, translated to MKFKPVYEQLAYLKKGIVDLVREDELKEKIANSFKTGEPLKVKVGFDPSAPDIHLGHTVLMRKMRHFQEMGHSVIFLIGDFTGMIGDPTGRSKTRPQLSRQEILANAETYKKQAFKILHPEKTIIDFNSRWLGALGSEGLIRLAGKYTVARMLERDDFAKRYASGHPISIHEFLYPLAQGYDSVALKADVELGGTDQFFNLLVGREIMKEYGLDPQVVITTPLLEGTDGIEKMSKSLGNYIGVDEPPKEIYGKIMSISDELMWRYYELLSDLTLDEIKKMKSDVTHKKLHPKKAKSDLAKKIIEEFYSRDAAEKAEREFEKVFAKKETPEEMDELVRKCGKENIWLAKLMVEAGISKSTSESIRLIKQGGVSLDGLKISDENTELKAGKPAEYLLKVGKRRFLKIIFR